In Treponema primitia ZAS-2, a genomic segment contains:
- a CDS encoding carboxymuconolactone decarboxylase family protein, giving the protein MKKKNNYQTFMEEAPEAAAAFNSLIQSLALPNGLDQKTMQLIYIGIKASQENVQAVCAHVPMAKQAGATREEIKNTILLTLTVCGVSGVLSCLTPALEAYDAGET; this is encoded by the coding sequence ATGAAAAAGAAAAACAATTATCAGACATTTATGGAAGAGGCACCGGAAGCGGCTGCGGCATTTAACAGTTTAATTCAATCGCTGGCTCTGCCGAATGGTCTTGACCAGAAAACCATGCAGCTTATCTACATCGGCATTAAGGCATCCCAGGAGAATGTCCAGGCAGTTTGCGCCCATGTGCCGATGGCAAAGCAAGCCGGAGCTACCAGGGAGGAAATCAAGAATACCATTCTGTTGACATTGACCGTATGCGGTGTGTCTGGTGTGTTGTCTTGCCTTACCCCCGCGCTAGAGGCGTATGATGCGGGGGAAACCTGA
- a CDS encoding transcriptional regulator, with product MASDLSYVEYVIGQIKTSGAIMYKKMFGEYLVYLNNKPVVMVCDNTAFVKMLDCIKPLMEDAETGFPYDGAKEHYIVNTDDGEHFSKVVNILEKNVPLSNSKKKKK from the coding sequence ATGGCAAGTGATTTAAGTTATGTTGAATACGTTATTGGCCAAATAAAAACCAGTGGAGCAATAATGTATAAAAAAATGTTCGGTGAATATTTAGTATATTTGAACAATAAACCTGTTGTAATGGTTTGTGATAATACGGCATTTGTAAAAATGCTTGATTGTATAAAGCCTTTAATGGAAGATGCGGAAACAGGTTTTCCCTATGACGGCGCAAAAGAGCATTATATTGTAAATACAGATGACGGCGAACATTTTAGTAAGGTTGTAAATATATTGGAAAAGAATGTTCCCCTATCAAATTCAAAAAAGAAAAAGAAATAA
- a CDS encoding ABC transporter substrate-binding protein, with amino-acid sequence MKNLQRTNPLLFAVSLLGIFICAGPFSLYAKGQEDVSPSQNNSHPEVRVVKDSEGQEVEIPWEVTKAGPVIGAFAQITQVVSAGSGKISAAATQNINSYFKKVFPDYIQSNSGNFNATSVEELIASETQVAYGPGTIFSAEQKEQLRKAGVAFVPINNVADVAGLCQSFQIVGDILGEDAAKRAAEFVTYYQGNIKAARDKTAGITDTEKVRFLSIFYSANAYATTNGRDISNEYIEAAGGINTAKNYLGGAAGNSLTVDAEQIVQWDPQVIMTSNQTGAAAVLKDPALQTVSAVKNGRVYVCPYGIYLWSVRSGEGAMLPLWMGTKMYPDRFTDINMGEVVKYFFNHFYNYDIPAAEIDTVLAGDASTAMTR; translated from the coding sequence ATGAAAAATTTACAAAGAACAAACCCTTTGCTCTTTGCGGTATCCCTATTGGGGATTTTCATCTGCGCCGGACCGTTTTCCCTGTATGCGAAGGGACAAGAAGACGTTTCGCCAAGTCAAAACAACAGCCACCCTGAGGTGCGGGTGGTAAAGGATTCAGAAGGCCAGGAAGTTGAAATACCCTGGGAAGTAACAAAAGCCGGGCCCGTGATTGGTGCATTTGCCCAGATAACTCAGGTAGTAAGCGCCGGAAGCGGTAAAATCAGTGCGGCAGCCACTCAGAACATCAACAGCTATTTCAAAAAGGTATTTCCCGATTACATCCAAAGTAACAGCGGAAATTTCAACGCCACTTCAGTAGAGGAGCTTATCGCCTCGGAAACCCAGGTAGCCTACGGCCCGGGGACCATCTTTTCAGCTGAACAAAAAGAACAACTGCGGAAAGCAGGAGTTGCCTTTGTTCCTATCAATAATGTTGCCGATGTAGCCGGCCTTTGCCAGTCCTTTCAGATTGTCGGGGATATTTTGGGAGAGGATGCCGCAAAACGGGCCGCCGAATTTGTTACCTATTATCAGGGAAACATCAAAGCTGCGCGGGACAAAACCGCCGGCATCACGGATACTGAAAAAGTCCGCTTTTTGTCTATTTTTTATTCAGCCAACGCCTATGCGACCACTAACGGCAGGGACATCAGCAATGAATATATCGAAGCCGCCGGAGGCATCAACACTGCAAAAAATTACCTGGGAGGCGCAGCGGGAAATTCCCTGACCGTAGACGCTGAACAGATAGTTCAATGGGATCCCCAGGTTATCATGACAAGTAACCAGACCGGCGCCGCAGCAGTGCTAAAGGACCCCGCGCTGCAAACTGTTTCCGCAGTAAAAAATGGCCGGGTCTATGTCTGTCCTTATGGCATTTACCTTTGGTCAGTCCGCTCCGGCGAAGGAGCCATGCTGCCCCTCTGGATGGGAACCAAAATGTACCCGGATCGTTTTACTGATATAAATATGGGAGAAGTCGTGAAATATTTCTTCAACCATTTCTATAACTACGACATCCCCGCTGCGGAAATTGACACCGTACTTGCCGGTGATGCCAGCACAGCTATGACCAGATAG
- a CDS encoding ABC transporter ATP-binding protein, giving the protein MEIELQQVACGYGKKIILKNFSAQISAGEIFCLLGPNGIGKTTLFKTILGFLPLLGGSITIDGKPSSSLKAGDFARYVGYVPQNQTPSFAFRVLDIILMGRVVHLGPFNQPGMDDLEIAEALMRKLGIIHLRDRMYTELSGGERQMVLIARALAQEPSFLMMDEPTNSLDFGNQALVLKQIINLAAGRLGIIMTTHYPEQALMLNARVALLKRDGEAFCGPARELLTKKNLEEAYGVPVALTEVSYEGKNLAVCQPLL; this is encoded by the coding sequence ATGGAAATCGAATTACAGCAGGTAGCCTGCGGATACGGCAAAAAAATTATTCTTAAAAATTTTTCCGCACAGATTTCTGCGGGAGAAATTTTTTGTCTTCTCGGTCCCAATGGCATTGGCAAAACAACGCTGTTTAAAACTATTCTGGGGTTTTTACCCCTGCTTGGCGGAAGTATTACCATAGACGGTAAACCTTCATCATCATTAAAGGCCGGGGATTTTGCCCGCTATGTAGGCTATGTGCCTCAAAATCAGACACCCTCGTTTGCATTCCGGGTTTTGGATATTATCCTTATGGGCCGGGTTGTTCATCTGGGACCTTTCAACCAACCGGGTATGGATGATTTGGAGATAGCGGAAGCTCTGATGCGCAAACTGGGAATTATCCATCTGCGCGACCGGATGTACACTGAACTTTCAGGCGGTGAACGGCAGATGGTTCTTATCGCCCGCGCCCTTGCCCAGGAGCCGTCTTTTCTTATGATGGACGAGCCGACAAACAGCCTGGACTTCGGCAATCAAGCGCTGGTGCTGAAACAGATTATCAATCTTGCGGCAGGCCGTTTGGGAATCATCATGACCACCCATTACCCGGAACAAGCGCTGATGCTGAATGCACGGGTTGCATTGTTGAAAAGAGACGGCGAAGCCTTCTGTGGCCCGGCCCGGGAACTCCTCACAAAAAAGAATCTTGAAGAAGCCTATGGGGTTCCGGTTGCTCTAACCGAAGTTTCCTACGAAGGAAAAAATCTCGCAGTATGCCAGCCCCTTTTATAG